One genomic segment of Pandoraea thiooxydans includes these proteins:
- a CDS encoding efflux transporter outer membrane subunit, whose protein sequence is MKRATKACTSSIGATPAACPADRGSAPARPASGWRRVRAVAGTALIALLLSGCAAVGPDYSKPHVAVPENWHAAHQAGPVDADALAKWWTRLNDPVLERLITEALASNTDLAAARARLRQARALRALAGAQFYPTVSASGSAQHSKFSGTTGAAGSRNYFSAGFDAAWEPDIFGGLRRGAEAAQADLEASEASLHATQVSLVAEVAVNDVELRAYQGRLAIARANEATQAQTLQIAEWRAQAGLVTSLDVEQARTNLEQTRASILPLETSVAETKNRLAVLLGKTPGSLNALLDPPENIPAVPEAVAVGIPADTLRQRPDVRAAERTLAAETARIGVAEANRYPNLALSGSFGLESLTLGGLTGGNATAGSLLANLAGTVFDGGRLKQQVEVQSAVQAQALAAYQAAVLAALSDVENALTALANGRWRVQALRVAAQSAANAEQLAQQQYAAGLVDFETVLTSQRTLLSVQDSLKSSEADTATSLIQLYKALGGGWSNTPQSAQPRPE, encoded by the coding sequence ATGAAGCGCGCAACGAAGGCCTGCACTTCGAGCATCGGCGCCACGCCGGCGGCGTGCCCGGCAGATCGCGGATCGGCTCCGGCGAGGCCCGCATCCGGGTGGCGGCGCGTCCGCGCCGTGGCCGGCACGGCGCTCATCGCCCTTCTGCTGTCGGGCTGCGCCGCGGTCGGTCCCGATTACAGCAAGCCGCACGTCGCGGTGCCCGAGAACTGGCATGCCGCCCATCAGGCAGGCCCGGTCGATGCGGACGCGTTGGCCAAGTGGTGGACGCGCTTGAACGACCCCGTCCTCGAGCGCCTGATCACGGAGGCGCTCGCATCCAATACCGATCTGGCAGCCGCGCGCGCCCGGCTGCGGCAGGCGCGGGCCCTGCGCGCGCTGGCCGGCGCGCAGTTCTATCCCACGGTCAGCGCATCGGGCTCGGCCCAGCACAGCAAGTTCAGCGGGACGACCGGCGCGGCAGGCTCGCGCAACTACTTCAGCGCAGGCTTCGACGCAGCATGGGAGCCGGACATCTTCGGCGGACTGCGGCGCGGCGCCGAGGCGGCGCAGGCGGACCTGGAAGCCAGCGAGGCGTCCTTGCACGCCACCCAGGTGTCACTCGTGGCGGAAGTGGCCGTCAACGACGTGGAGCTGCGCGCCTACCAGGGGCGTCTGGCGATTGCGCGGGCCAACGAGGCCACCCAGGCGCAAACCCTGCAGATCGCCGAATGGCGCGCGCAGGCGGGCCTGGTGACCAGCCTCGACGTGGAGCAGGCCCGCACCAATCTCGAGCAGACCCGTGCCAGCATCCTGCCGCTCGAGACCAGCGTGGCCGAAACGAAAAACCGCCTGGCGGTCCTGCTCGGCAAGACACCCGGCAGCCTGAACGCCCTGCTCGACCCGCCGGAGAACATCCCCGCAGTGCCGGAGGCGGTCGCGGTGGGCATTCCCGCAGACACCCTGCGGCAGCGCCCCGACGTTCGGGCCGCCGAACGCACCCTGGCCGCGGAAACCGCGCGCATCGGCGTCGCCGAGGCGAACCGCTATCCCAACCTGGCGTTGAGCGGATCGTTCGGCCTCGAATCCCTCACGCTCGGCGGCCTGACGGGCGGCAACGCCACGGCCGGCTCGCTGCTGGCGAACCTGGCCGGCACCGTGTTCGACGGCGGCCGGCTCAAACAGCAGGTGGAAGTCCAGAGCGCCGTGCAGGCCCAGGCGCTGGCCGCCTATCAGGCCGCCGTGCTGGCCGCCCTGAGCGACGTGGAAAATGCCCTGACCGCCCTGGCCAACGGCCGTTGGCGCGTGCAGGCGCTCAGGGTCGCGGCCCAGTCCGCCGCCAATGCCGAGCAACTGGCCCAGCAGCAATATGCCGCCGGCCTGGTCGATTTCGAAACCGTGCTCACCAGCCAGCGGACGCTGCTCTCCGTGCAGGACAGCCTGAAAAGCAGCGAGGCGGACACCGCCACCTCCCTGATCCAGCTCTACAAGGCCCTCGGCGGCGGCTGGAGCAACACGCCGCAGAGCGCGCAGCCGCGGCCGGAGTGA
- a CDS encoding efflux RND transporter periplasmic adaptor subunit, with protein sequence MNPPKNPSSGDIKATLGLSSGMQRWTGRRLWWWAAAIVALAALAALAFFVIGSRNNAQAPRYQTSEAQKGDLTVTVSATGTLAPTNEVEVGSEVSGTIEDVNVDVNDRVKKGQLLASLDTSKQQDAVAKARATLAAADATVLQKRATVAQAKATLARYRQVAELSGGKVPSKQELDIAAADEQRAIADEASAAASVLQAKAALRAEETTLAKAYIHSPIDGVVLTRKVDPGQTVAATMQTPVLFTLAEDLSKMELQVDVDEADVGNVKDGQSAVFTVDAWPNRKYKARVTRVSFGSQTTDKVVSYLTTLQVDNQDLSLRPGMTATAEITTVELKDVLLVPNAALRFSPAETATAAKKSGGLLSAMMPRPPLQPQKKLAKEKKEGSQRVWVLRSGQAVPVDVTVGYTNGSQTQVTGGDLRAGTQVITDTLSTAQP encoded by the coding sequence ATGAACCCACCGAAAAACCCGTCCTCCGGCGACATCAAGGCGACCCTGGGCCTGAGCTCGGGCATGCAGCGATGGACCGGCCGCCGCCTCTGGTGGTGGGCAGCGGCGATCGTCGCCCTGGCTGCCCTGGCCGCCCTGGCCTTCTTCGTTATCGGATCGCGCAACAACGCACAGGCACCCCGCTACCAGACCTCGGAGGCCCAAAAGGGCGACCTGACCGTCACCGTGTCCGCAACCGGCACGCTGGCGCCGACCAACGAAGTGGAAGTCGGCAGCGAAGTGTCCGGAACCATCGAGGACGTCAACGTAGACGTCAACGACCGGGTAAAAAAGGGCCAGCTCCTGGCGAGTCTGGACACCTCCAAGCAGCAGGACGCCGTGGCCAAGGCCAGGGCCACGCTGGCGGCGGCCGACGCGACGGTGCTGCAGAAACGGGCCACGGTCGCCCAGGCGAAGGCGACGCTGGCCCGCTACCGGCAGGTGGCCGAACTCTCCGGCGGCAAGGTGCCTTCGAAGCAGGAGCTGGACATCGCCGCGGCCGACGAGCAACGCGCCATTGCCGACGAAGCCAGCGCCGCGGCCTCGGTGTTGCAGGCCAAGGCCGCTCTGCGCGCCGAGGAAACCACTTTGGCCAAGGCCTACATCCACTCGCCGATCGACGGCGTGGTGCTGACCCGCAAGGTCGACCCGGGCCAGACCGTGGCCGCGACGATGCAGACCCCCGTGCTGTTCACCCTCGCGGAAGATCTCTCCAAAATGGAGCTGCAGGTCGATGTGGACGAAGCCGACGTCGGCAACGTCAAGGACGGGCAGTCCGCCGTGTTCACCGTGGATGCCTGGCCCAACCGCAAATACAAGGCCCGCGTCACCCGCGTGAGCTTCGGCTCGCAAACCACGGACAAAGTCGTCTCCTACCTCACGACCCTGCAGGTGGACAACCAGGATCTGAGCCTCAGGCCCGGCATGACGGCGACCGCCGAGATCACCACGGTGGAATTGAAGGATGTGCTGCTGGTGCCGAACGCGGCCCTTCGCTTCAGCCCCGCCGAGACCGCCACCGCGGCCAAGAAATCGGGCGGGCTGCTCTCGGCCATGATGCCGCGCCCGCCGCTGCAGCCGCAGAAGAAGCTGGCCAAGGAGAAGAAGGAAGGCAGCCAGCGCGTCTGGGTGCTGCGCAGCGGACAGGCCGTTCCGGTGGACGTCACGGTCGGCTACACGAACGGCAGCCAGACCCAGGTGACCGGCGGCGACCTGCGCGCCGGCACGCAGGTGATCACCGACACCTTGTCGACGGCGCAGCCATGA
- a CDS encoding ABC transporter ATP-binding protein — protein MNGQTAADTRIIALEAVTKTYGQGPAAFQALRGVDLAVDAGDFVAVMGPSGSGKSTVMNIIGCLDTPTSGVYRFKGIHVEQLNRNQRALLRRNYLGFVFQGFNLLARTSALENVELPLLYRGESPASRHAAARAALDQVGLAGWEDHTPAELSGGQQQRVAIARAIVTHPTVLLADEPTGNLDTRRSHEIMELLAALNRDMGITVLMVTHESAMADYAHRQVYFVDGTVESDKDTRKAAP, from the coding sequence ATGAACGGGCAGACCGCGGCCGACACCCGCATCATCGCCCTCGAAGCGGTCACCAAGACCTATGGCCAGGGCCCGGCGGCCTTCCAGGCGCTGCGCGGCGTCGACCTCGCCGTCGACGCCGGAGACTTCGTCGCGGTGATGGGCCCCAGCGGATCGGGCAAGTCGACGGTCATGAACATCATCGGCTGCCTGGACACGCCCACCAGCGGCGTCTACCGGTTCAAGGGCATTCACGTGGAGCAGCTCAACCGCAACCAGCGCGCCCTGCTGCGCCGCAACTACCTGGGCTTCGTGTTCCAGGGCTTCAACCTGCTGGCCCGCACCAGCGCCCTGGAAAACGTCGAGCTGCCGCTGCTGTACCGGGGCGAATCGCCGGCCAGCCGCCACGCCGCCGCACGCGCGGCGCTGGACCAGGTGGGCCTGGCCGGCTGGGAAGACCACACCCCGGCCGAACTGTCCGGCGGCCAGCAGCAGCGCGTGGCCATCGCCCGGGCCATCGTCACCCACCCCACCGTGCTGCTCGCGGACGAGCCCACCGGCAACCTCGACACCCGGCGCAGCCACGAAATCATGGAACTGCTGGCGGCGCTCAACCGGGACATGGGCATCACCGTCCTGATGGTGACCCACGAGTCGGCGATGGCCGACTATGCGCACCGGCAGGTGTATTTCGTCGACGGCACGGTGGAGAGCGACAAAGACACCAGGAAGGCCGCGCCATGA
- a CDS encoding ABC transporter permease, with the protein MNRNTLLIALREIRRNLMRSFLTILGIVIGVAAVITMVTLGNGATRAVAAQVASLGSNLIMIRPGQRLGPGQGSAGAPSFKLADVNAIKAQIPGLAAVAPIASTMVTVVAGANNWSTTVQGTSDQWFMARDWTLAAGRTFYEGEERAGAAVCVIGERVRKELFGSQNPIGSSIRVKQFACNVIGLLKAKGQSGMGQDQDDVVVMPLRTVQRRLTGSLDVGTLIVSVKDGVSTGKVQNQLQLLLRERRHIAANENDNFNVMDTKQIAEALSGTTNVLTTLLGAVAAVSLLVGGIGIMNIMLVSVTERTREIGIRLAIGALEREVLLQFLIEAVVLSSLGGLIGIAIATAASIFLAGVMQVPYVFNLGINVLSFAFSAAIGVVFGYFPARRAARLDPIEALRHE; encoded by the coding sequence ATGAACCGGAACACGCTGCTGATCGCGCTGCGGGAGATCCGGCGCAACCTGATGCGCTCGTTCCTCACCATCCTCGGCATCGTCATCGGCGTCGCGGCGGTGATCACCATGGTCACCCTGGGCAACGGCGCCACCCGGGCCGTCGCCGCCCAGGTGGCCAGCCTGGGCAGCAACCTGATCATGATCCGGCCCGGCCAGCGGCTCGGCCCAGGCCAGGGCTCCGCGGGCGCGCCCAGCTTCAAGCTCGCCGACGTCAACGCCATCAAGGCGCAGATCCCCGGCCTGGCGGCCGTCGCCCCGATCGCCAGCACCATGGTCACCGTGGTGGCCGGCGCCAACAACTGGTCCACCACGGTACAGGGCACCAGCGACCAGTGGTTCATGGCCAGGGACTGGACGCTGGCCGCCGGCCGCACCTTCTACGAAGGCGAGGAGCGGGCCGGCGCGGCCGTCTGCGTGATCGGCGAGCGGGTGCGCAAGGAACTGTTCGGCAGCCAGAACCCCATCGGCAGCAGCATCCGCGTCAAGCAGTTCGCATGCAACGTCATCGGCCTGCTCAAGGCCAAGGGGCAGTCGGGCATGGGCCAGGACCAGGACGACGTGGTGGTCATGCCCCTGCGCACCGTGCAGCGGCGCCTGACCGGCAGCCTCGACGTCGGCACGCTGATCGTGTCGGTCAAGGACGGCGTGTCCACCGGCAAGGTGCAGAACCAGCTCCAGCTGCTCCTGCGGGAACGGCGCCACATCGCGGCGAATGAAAACGACAACTTCAATGTCATGGACACCAAGCAGATCGCCGAAGCCCTGTCCGGCACCACCAATGTGCTCACCACCCTGCTCGGCGCGGTGGCGGCGGTGAGCCTGCTGGTGGGCGGCATCGGCATCATGAACATCATGCTCGTGTCGGTTACCGAACGCACCCGGGAGATCGGCATCCGCCTGGCCATCGGCGCGCTGGAGCGCGAGGTGCTGCTGCAGTTCCTGATCGAAGCGGTCGTGCTGTCCAGCCTGGGCGGCCTGATCGGCATCGCCATCGCCACGGCGGCGTCGATCTTCCTGGCCGGCGTCATGCAGGTGCCCTATGTCTTCAACCTCGGCATCAACGTGCTTTCCTTCGCCTTCTCCGCAGCCATCGGCGTGGTCTTCGGCTATTTCCCGGCCCGCCGCGCAGCGCGGCTCGATCCTATCGAGGCGCTCAGGCATGAGTGA
- a CDS encoding P-loop NTPase fold protein: MTIEHSKAQLISLIDNADLKVIALTGAWGTGKTHLWNEIRKESEDPIVKGARYVSLFGLKDINQLKLKVVQSALPVGGDSSSLTEGLMKTWKASVDALKKVHPGFLALDELALVAVPVALRDRFVVIDDIERKHASLSVDEVLGFVNEYSQNFGTRFLLILNSDQFSAPTDSPLWVAFREKVVEEELRFTPTPGEAFEIAVPNLNSPYRATAKTAVDACGITNIRVIRKAYRLVVQLLGDTGDMPLGIQARTVPSIVLISALANNAIKDGPTLEYVAGYNRGPSDFLSRHLRQGGDASKEKSEESTPAAWKVLLSKLEINSSDEFEELVVGFVRDGRHDARAIEAIVQGYQHNENRTEARNLARAFFERSVWYVTDCDDDLVDDAVKLIARVADLDPYTVTALGKQMFDLPGGAKLENDLIDGWLVHFATIADNTEFGELPGHQPLHPRLKAAIDKARDARIHSATVVDAIKHIHENNGWGHREEAAMRAATIDDFETAMRTLKGRDFKLFVLKSLDILEQHEMYEKHFGQAGMNFLEACRRIVRAEEDNRFGRLLRTLFAESKVPALLAEGGVEAERQVQTAVDCNAAVPGRLSPAP, encoded by the coding sequence ATGACGATCGAACATTCTAAAGCGCAGTTGATCTCGCTCATCGACAACGCCGACCTAAAAGTCATCGCGCTGACAGGCGCATGGGGCACCGGCAAAACTCACCTCTGGAACGAGATTCGCAAAGAGTCGGAGGACCCGATTGTCAAAGGCGCGCGCTACGTGTCCCTCTTTGGATTGAAAGACATCAATCAGCTCAAGCTCAAGGTGGTCCAAAGCGCGCTCCCAGTAGGCGGCGACAGCAGCTCGCTGACAGAAGGTCTGATGAAGACTTGGAAGGCCAGCGTCGACGCCTTGAAGAAGGTCCACCCGGGGTTTTTGGCGCTCGACGAGCTTGCGCTGGTAGCAGTTCCTGTCGCTTTGCGCGACCGATTCGTAGTCATCGATGACATCGAAAGAAAGCATGCCTCGTTGTCAGTCGACGAGGTCCTAGGCTTCGTCAACGAATACTCTCAGAATTTTGGTACGCGATTCCTCTTGATTCTCAACTCGGACCAGTTCTCCGCGCCTACCGACAGCCCGCTCTGGGTGGCATTCCGAGAGAAGGTGGTCGAAGAAGAGCTTCGTTTCACGCCGACACCTGGGGAAGCGTTTGAAATCGCGGTTCCGAACTTGAATAGTCCTTACCGCGCGACGGCCAAGACTGCGGTGGACGCGTGCGGGATCACCAATATCCGGGTCATCCGTAAGGCTTACCGTCTTGTGGTTCAGCTCCTCGGTGACACTGGCGACATGCCTCTCGGGATACAGGCACGGACCGTTCCCTCGATTGTGCTCATTTCCGCTCTTGCAAACAATGCCATCAAGGACGGACCGACTCTGGAGTATGTCGCAGGCTACAACCGAGGTCCGAGCGACTTTCTTAGCCGCCACCTCAGGCAGGGAGGCGATGCGTCAAAGGAGAAAAGCGAGGAGTCCACACCAGCCGCATGGAAAGTTCTGCTGTCAAAGCTAGAGATCAATTCTTCGGACGAATTTGAAGAACTGGTTGTCGGCTTCGTTCGCGACGGAAGGCACGACGCAAGGGCGATTGAGGCCATCGTCCAAGGCTACCAACACAACGAGAATCGCACCGAAGCTAGAAATCTCGCGCGTGCATTCTTCGAGCGCTCCGTTTGGTACGTCACAGACTGCGACGACGATCTCGTAGATGATGCGGTCAAGCTCATCGCCAGAGTGGCGGACCTTGACCCCTACACTGTCACGGCGCTCGGAAAGCAGATGTTCGATCTACCCGGCGGTGCCAAACTTGAAAATGATTTGATTGATGGTTGGTTGGTTCACTTCGCGACCATCGCCGACAACACCGAATTCGGAGAATTACCGGGCCATCAGCCGCTACATCCAAGACTTAAGGCAGCAATCGACAAAGCGCGCGATGCTCGAATTCACAGTGCGACTGTCGTCGATGCCATCAAGCACATTCATGAGAACAACGGATGGGGGCATCGGGAAGAAGCGGCGATGCGAGCGGCTACGATCGACGATTTCGAGACTGCGATGCGGACGTTGAAAGGTCGTGATTTTAAGCTTTTCGTACTCAAAAGTTTGGACATTCTCGAGCAGCACGAAATGTACGAGAAACACTTCGGCCAGGCTGGGATGAATTTCTTGGAAGCATGCCGGCGCATCGTCAGAGCCGAGGAAGACAATCGTTTCGGACGGTTGTTGCGGACATTGTTCGCAGAGAGCAAAGTTCCAGCGCTTTTGGCCGAGGGCGGAGTTGAGGCCGAGCGCCAGGTGCAGACAGCGGTCGACTGCAATGCAGCGGTGCCAGGGCGACTGTCCCCGGCCCCCTAA
- a CDS encoding YybH family protein, which produces MIAHSPEHAVELLDRAFNERDIDTVMSFYEDTAVVVTEPGKAVCGRAQLLEFFERAMKSGASATQLKSRVFEADGIALFLSRWTLEYKESNGEVATRQLVATTVFRKQPGGGWKVLIDNSLGPLVLDA; this is translated from the coding sequence ATGATCGCGCACAGCCCCGAGCATGCAGTAGAACTACTGGATCGAGCGTTCAATGAGCGTGACATTGATACCGTCATGAGCTTTTATGAAGACACGGCGGTCGTCGTCACTGAGCCGGGGAAAGCAGTGTGCGGACGAGCGCAGCTACTCGAGTTTTTCGAGCGTGCGATGAAATCGGGCGCGTCGGCCACGCAGCTCAAAAGCCGTGTTTTCGAGGCAGATGGGATTGCGCTGTTCCTGTCTCGGTGGACGCTGGAGTACAAGGAATCGAATGGGGAGGTTGCCACGAGGCAACTCGTCGCAACGACGGTCTTCCGCAAGCAGCCCGGCGGCGGCTGGAAGGTCCTGATCGACAATTCCTTGGGGCCACTTGTGCTCGACGCATAA
- a CDS encoding HEPN domain-containing protein: MITLIRGAPVTTSVDLTSRLRLVPLSDLPDSPQKRRMTSFDFSQRPSVAGMLDWEPPSSALVISYPKHPFLVGQEDPVAGDYIADSDLVSDAILALTIVGPRIVIHAVNWFSFDDPDLEAARLGVSLSSRNVEVIPNRRLEAFPPLDAAMAQQAVEAFISLKGSAKEKVRIALSRLRLALSRHSTGDKALEVAIAFETLLEDGGNAEMTHKIKVRTARLIGGSPAERERNAAIVGKTYEVRSAVVHKGHVDPSMSLRLRQGEAKVSAESVVALAMEVCAKLIWTILRRQNIPVWTSFDVAEHTGGE; this comes from the coding sequence ATGATCACGCTCATCCGCGGCGCTCCCGTCACGACATCTGTCGATCTGACGTCTCGCCTCAGACTTGTCCCGCTGAGCGACCTACCAGACAGCCCGCAAAAGCGCCGGATGACGAGCTTTGATTTTAGCCAACGTCCAAGTGTCGCGGGCATGCTCGATTGGGAGCCGCCAAGCTCTGCATTGGTCATCTCGTACCCCAAGCACCCTTTTCTGGTTGGCCAAGAAGATCCTGTTGCGGGCGACTACATCGCCGACAGCGATCTCGTTTCGGACGCCATCTTGGCTTTGACTATTGTTGGCCCGCGCATCGTGATCCACGCGGTGAATTGGTTCAGTTTCGATGATCCTGATTTGGAAGCCGCCCGCCTTGGAGTCTCATTGAGTAGCCGGAATGTGGAAGTCATTCCGAACCGAAGACTGGAAGCATTTCCACCTCTTGATGCGGCAATGGCTCAGCAAGCGGTTGAGGCTTTCATATCACTTAAGGGCAGCGCTAAGGAGAAGGTGCGCATCGCATTGTCGCGTCTCCGGTTGGCGCTTTCGAGACATAGCACTGGGGACAAAGCGCTTGAGGTAGCGATAGCTTTCGAGACACTACTGGAAGACGGTGGCAACGCGGAGATGACTCACAAGATCAAGGTGCGCACGGCACGTCTAATCGGCGGCTCCCCGGCTGAACGCGAACGTAACGCCGCGATCGTTGGAAAGACCTACGAAGTGCGAAGTGCGGTCGTGCATAAGGGCCACGTCGACCCATCAATGTCATTAAGGCTCCGTCAGGGCGAAGCAAAGGTATCCGCTGAGAGCGTAGTGGCACTTGCCATGGAAGTCTGCGCCAAACTCATTTGGACGATCCTCCGACGCCAGAACATTCCAGTCTGGACCAGCTTTGACGTTGCCGAGCATACTGGGGGCGAGTGA
- the ppsA gene encoding phosphoenolpyruvate synthase produces MSNDISRVMWFEDLRRSDVPTVGGKNASLGELISALAPHGIQVPPGFALTAAAYREYLDVNHLRPVIASLLDDLAAGKRTLAEAGQAIRRAILDGNWPAATAQAVAQAYAELNRRSGRPEVDVAVRSSATAEDLPDASFAGQQETFLNVRGERAVLDASRRCYASLFTDRAISYRQAKGFDHMKVALSVGVQRMVRSDRGGAGVMFTIDTETGFDKVVLINAAWGLGESVVQGTVEPDEYEVFKPLLADEALAPIIGKRCGAKEHKLIYATSGQGTTQYVATAKAERVALVLDDAQILALSRWGCLIEAHYGRPMDMEWARDGETGEMFIVQARPETVQSRREAGSTKLYRIKKAGRTLATGVSVGDAVATGQVCIIESPREMAKFVDGAILVTQSTDPDWVPVMRRASAIVTNEGGRTSHAAIVSRELGLPAIVGTGNATEVLHDEQQVTVSCAQGREGFIYEGLAEYDVEDVDFTQLPATRTKVMLNLANPAAAFRWWRVPADGIGLARMEFVVSNLIKIHPMALVRYDTLADAQAKAAIAALTAGYESKTEYFVDRLARGLGRIAALQYPHPVVVRMSDFKTNEYAHLIGGAAFEPKEENPMLGFRGASRYYSPRYREGFALECQAIARLRNQLGFTNVIVMIPFCRSAREADRVLAVMAENGLVRGQAGLEVYVMCEIPSNVILAHAFAQRFDGFSIGSNDLTQLTLGVDRDSAELSDLFDEQDDAVKWMIRNVITEAHKSGADVGLCGQAPSDHPEFAEFLVECGIDSMSVSPDSFIAVKRRVARAEAAHQPGATPPAL; encoded by the coding sequence ATGAGCAACGATATTTCACGGGTGATGTGGTTCGAGGATTTGCGGCGTAGCGACGTGCCGACGGTTGGCGGCAAGAATGCCTCGCTTGGCGAGTTGATCAGCGCGCTGGCGCCGCACGGCATTCAGGTGCCGCCCGGTTTTGCGTTGACGGCGGCGGCGTATCGCGAATATCTCGACGTCAATCATTTGCGCCCGGTGATTGCTTCGCTGCTCGACGATCTGGCTGCCGGCAAGCGTACGCTGGCCGAGGCCGGCCAGGCGATTCGTCGCGCGATTCTGGATGGGAACTGGCCGGCGGCGACCGCGCAGGCGGTGGCGCAGGCTTACGCCGAGTTGAACCGCCGCAGCGGGCGGCCCGAGGTGGATGTGGCGGTGCGCTCGAGCGCGACCGCCGAGGATTTGCCGGATGCGAGCTTTGCCGGCCAGCAGGAGACTTTCCTGAATGTTCGCGGCGAGCGCGCGGTGCTCGACGCGAGCCGGCGCTGCTATGCGTCGCTGTTTACCGACCGGGCGATCAGTTACCGGCAGGCCAAGGGTTTCGATCATATGAAGGTGGCGCTGTCGGTGGGCGTGCAGCGCATGGTGCGCTCCGACCGGGGCGGCGCCGGTGTGATGTTCACGATCGATACGGAAACCGGCTTCGACAAGGTGGTGCTGATCAACGCCGCCTGGGGGCTGGGCGAGAGCGTGGTGCAAGGCACGGTCGAGCCGGACGAGTACGAGGTGTTCAAGCCGCTGCTGGCTGACGAGGCGCTGGCCCCGATCATCGGCAAGCGCTGCGGCGCGAAGGAGCACAAGCTGATCTATGCGACGAGCGGCCAGGGCACCACGCAGTACGTGGCCACCGCCAAGGCCGAGCGTGTCGCCCTTGTGCTCGACGACGCGCAGATCCTCGCGCTGTCGCGCTGGGGCTGCCTGATCGAGGCGCATTACGGCCGGCCGATGGACATGGAATGGGCCAGGGACGGCGAGACCGGCGAGATGTTTATCGTGCAGGCACGGCCCGAGACCGTGCAGTCACGGCGCGAAGCGGGCTCGACAAAACTCTATCGCATCAAGAAGGCCGGGCGCACGCTGGCCACCGGCGTGAGCGTGGGCGACGCGGTGGCCACCGGCCAGGTGTGCATCATCGAGAGCCCGCGCGAGATGGCGAAGTTTGTCGACGGTGCGATTCTGGTCACGCAATCGACCGACCCCGACTGGGTGCCGGTCATGCGCCGCGCCTCGGCGATCGTGACCAACGAGGGCGGCCGCACGTCGCACGCGGCGATCGTGAGCCGCGAGCTGGGGCTGCCGGCCATCGTCGGCACCGGCAACGCCACCGAGGTGCTGCACGATGAGCAGCAGGTGACGGTGTCCTGCGCGCAGGGGCGCGAGGGCTTCATCTACGAGGGCCTGGCCGAGTACGACGTCGAAGACGTCGATTTCACGCAGTTGCCGGCCACGCGCACCAAGGTCATGCTGAATCTGGCCAACCCCGCCGCGGCGTTTCGCTGGTGGCGGGTGCCGGCCGACGGCATCGGCCTGGCGCGCATGGAGTTCGTGGTGAGCAATCTGATCAAGATCCACCCGATGGCGCTGGTGCGCTACGACACGCTGGCCGATGCGCAGGCCAAGGCCGCCATTGCCGCGCTCACGGCGGGTTACGAGAGCAAAACCGAATATTTTGTCGACCGGCTCGCGCGCGGGCTCGGCCGAATCGCCGCGCTGCAATACCCGCACCCGGTGGTCGTGCGCATGAGCGATTTCAAGACCAACGAGTATGCGCACCTGATCGGCGGCGCCGCGTTCGAGCCGAAGGAAGAAAACCCGATGCTGGGTTTCCGGGGGGCTTCGCGCTATTACTCGCCGCGCTATCGCGAGGGCTTCGCGCTGGAATGCCAGGCGATTGCCCGCCTGCGCAATCAGCTGGGGTTCACCAATGTGATCGTGATGATTCCGTTTTGCCGCTCGGCCAGGGAAGCCGACCGCGTGCTCGCCGTCATGGCGGAAAACGGCCTGGTGCGCGGGCAGGCGGGCCTCGAGGTGTACGTGATGTGCGAGATTCCGTCGAATGTGATTCTGGCGCACGCGTTCGCGCAGCGCTTCGACGGCTTCTCGATCGGCAGTAACGACCTGACCCAGCTCACGCTCGGCGTCGACCGCGACTCGGCCGAGCTCTCCGACCTGTTCGACGAGCAGGACGACGCCGTGAAGTGGATGATCCGCAACGTCATTACCGAGGCGCACAAGAGCGGCGCCGATGTCGGCCTGTGCGGGCAGGCGCCGAGCGATCACCCCGAGTTCGCCGAGTTTCTGGTCGAGTGCGGCATCGACTCGATGTCGGTGAGCCCCGACAGTTTCATTGCGGTCAAGCGGCGCGTCGCGCGCGCCGAGGCTGCCCACCAGCCGGGCGCGACGCCCCCGGCCCTTTGA